A portion of the Micromonospora vinacea genome contains these proteins:
- a CDS encoding MFS transporter: MTTVQPATDTATSARLPQRWLILAVLCVAQLVVVLDNTVLTVAVPVLTTELGASTAEVQWMINAYALVLSGLLLTAGSAADRYGRRRMLLAGLVLFGVGSLAAGLASTSGQLIAARAGMGVGGALLVTATLAVAMQVFDAAERSRAIGIWAATSALGFAVGPPIGGTILAHLPWGAIFLMNVPIVLVCLLVARALVPESRGPAGGRLDVLGAVLSTAGLTAVVWAIISGPERGWASTEVVGAAIVGVLLLGIFVWWERRIAHPMLDMRFFRDRRFVGAISGVVLITFGATGALFLLTQHLQFVRGYPAWEAGLRMAPFALSIVLLNVSGVVASVIRRLGLAIAIAVGMTLLAAGLALVTLFPSDGYGVLLAGLLVMGVGCALANPAIVEAVMSAIPTAKAGAGAGVDGTMTEVGSSLGIAVLGAVLNARFAALLPAALAGAGSFPAALAAAREGAEREAVTVAFASALETGQLVGAAAVMIGGLVAAGLLHRADRTKSVQ, from the coding sequence GTGACCACTGTCCAGCCGGCCACCGACACCGCGACATCGGCCCGACTGCCACAGCGATGGCTCATTCTGGCCGTGCTGTGCGTCGCGCAGTTGGTGGTGGTGCTGGACAACACGGTGCTGACAGTGGCGGTGCCGGTGCTCACCACCGAGTTGGGCGCCAGCACCGCCGAGGTGCAGTGGATGATCAACGCGTACGCGTTGGTGCTGTCCGGGTTGTTGCTCACCGCCGGTAGCGCCGCCGACCGGTACGGTCGCCGCCGGATGTTGCTCGCCGGGCTGGTCCTGTTCGGCGTCGGCTCGCTGGCCGCCGGGCTCGCCAGTACCAGCGGGCAACTGATCGCCGCGCGGGCCGGGATGGGGGTCGGTGGGGCGCTGCTGGTCACCGCGACGCTCGCGGTGGCGATGCAGGTCTTCGATGCCGCCGAGCGGTCCCGGGCGATCGGCATCTGGGCGGCCACCAGCGCGTTGGGCTTCGCCGTCGGGCCACCCATCGGCGGCACTATCCTCGCGCACCTGCCGTGGGGTGCGATCTTCCTGATGAACGTGCCGATCGTGCTGGTCTGCCTGCTCGTCGCTCGCGCGCTGGTCCCGGAGTCCCGCGGGCCGGCCGGCGGGCGACTCGACGTGCTGGGCGCCGTGCTCTCCACCGCCGGCCTGACAGCAGTCGTCTGGGCGATCATCTCCGGGCCGGAGCGTGGCTGGGCGTCGACCGAGGTGGTCGGCGCGGCGATCGTCGGCGTACTCCTGCTCGGGATCTTCGTGTGGTGGGAGCGACGGATCGCGCACCCGATGCTGGACATGCGCTTCTTCCGGGACCGGCGCTTCGTCGGTGCGATCTCCGGCGTCGTGCTGATCACGTTCGGCGCCACCGGAGCGCTGTTCCTGCTCACCCAGCACCTCCAGTTCGTCAGGGGTTATCCCGCCTGGGAGGCCGGTCTGCGGATGGCGCCCTTCGCGCTCTCCATCGTGCTGCTCAACGTCAGTGGCGTCGTCGCGAGCGTGATCCGTCGGCTCGGCCTGGCGATCGCCATCGCCGTCGGCATGACGCTGCTCGCGGCTGGCCTCGCGCTGGTCACCCTCTTTCCGTCCGACGGGTACGGGGTGCTGCTGGCCGGGCTGCTCGTCATGGGTGTCGGTTGCGCGCTGGCCAACCCGGCCATCGTCGAGGCGGTGATGAGCGCGATCCCGACGGCGAAGGCCGGCGCGGGCGCGGGTGTCGACGGCACCATGACCGAGGTCGGCAGCAGCCTCGGCATCGCGGTGCTGGGTGCCGTGCTGAACGCCCGGTTCGCGGCGCTGCTGCCGGCGGCCCTGGCCGGTGCCGGATCGTTTCCCGCGGCTCTCGCAGCCGCCCGCGAGGGAGCCGAACGGGAGGCGGTGACTGTCGCCTTCGCCTCGGCGTTGGAGACGGGGCAGTTGGTGGGCGCGGCTGCGGTGATGATCGGTGGCCTGGTGGCCGCCGGGTTGCTGCACCGGGCAGACCGCACCAAATCCGTCCAATAA
- a CDS encoding ATP-grasp domain-containing protein, with amino-acid sequence MRLYLTALNPTDAVLDGFLPAAASLGLSTTVLTDRPGEWPAEVRVARCAVRDPAAVVAAAAPTRPVALLSNSDHLQEATAIAARKLGLPGKDPDTARLCKDKAAARRAIAAAGLDLVRTVTVEPGAAPEVPTLMFPAVVKPREGVASEDAYLVADHAELVARVAEIRGRRPDVALVVEEYLDGELRTFETLGDGTELASLGGWRTGLGPPPTFTEESLDWSPPGEQARTQLRARLDALGVGFGACHTEYVVSDGRVRLIEVNYRLIGDRMDLILADLFGVPLFEYVIRLHLGEPLAALGLPDTVDRYARVEYVCADRSGRLVAAPGPLDAAHGDVRLGCRPLREVGRTAEHTGTNRDYLAVLHGIGPDESTVRQSLAALRSGLQWTIVE; translated from the coding sequence ATGCGGCTCTACCTGACCGCGCTCAACCCCACCGACGCCGTCCTGGACGGGTTTCTCCCGGCGGCGGCGTCGCTCGGGCTGTCGACCACAGTGCTGACCGACCGGCCGGGCGAATGGCCGGCGGAGGTGCGGGTGGCGCGGTGCGCGGTCCGTGACCCGGCCGCTGTGGTCGCGGCGGCGGCACCCACCCGACCGGTGGCGCTACTGTCCAACAGCGACCATCTCCAGGAGGCCACCGCGATCGCCGCCCGAAAGCTCGGTCTGCCCGGCAAGGACCCGGACACCGCGCGTCTCTGCAAGGACAAGGCCGCGGCCCGCCGGGCGATCGCCGCTGCGGGCCTCGATCTGGTACGCACCGTCACAGTCGAACCCGGCGCCGCGCCGGAGGTGCCGACCCTGATGTTTCCGGCGGTGGTCAAACCCCGCGAGGGAGTGGCCAGTGAGGATGCCTACCTGGTGGCCGACCACGCCGAGTTGGTCGCCCGGGTCGCCGAGATCCGTGGCCGGCGGCCCGACGTGGCCCTGGTGGTCGAGGAGTACCTCGACGGCGAGCTGCGCACCTTCGAGACCCTCGGCGACGGCACCGAACTGGCCTCCCTCGGCGGGTGGCGCACCGGCCTCGGCCCGCCGCCGACCTTCACCGAGGAAAGTCTCGACTGGTCGCCCCCGGGGGAGCAGGCGCGCACCCAGCTGCGGGCGCGGCTCGACGCGCTCGGGGTCGGCTTCGGCGCCTGCCACACCGAATACGTCGTCTCCGACGGCCGGGTCCGGCTCATCGAGGTGAACTACCGCCTCATCGGCGACCGGATGGACCTGATCCTCGCCGACCTGTTCGGTGTGCCGTTGTTCGAGTACGTCATCCGGCTGCACCTCGGCGAGCCGCTGGCCGCCCTCGGCCTGCCCGACACCGTGGACCGATACGCCCGGGTGGAGTACGTCTGCGCGGACCGGTCCGGCCGTCTCGTCGCCGCACCGGGCCCTCTGGACGCCGCCCACGGCGATGTCCGGCTGGGCTGCCGTCCGCTGCGCGAGGTGGGCCGCACCGCCGAGCACACCGGCACGAACCGCGACTACCTCGCCGTGCTGCACGGGATCGGCCCCGACGAGAGCACCGTCCGGCAGTCGCTGGCGGCCCTCCGCAGTGGCCTCCAGTGGACCATCGTCGAGTGA
- a CDS encoding IucA/IucC family protein translates to MSDDCEREVFARVLDALLREDHLELRSAGRPDGPDWWQVPHPAGLLRIPVRADGFQQALRTAAPMVLLVVGAGDVRRTETLDGLLTLLAPRGNAEAEAGWRDFAVECHADLRARRLAARNRARVLTEVAAERAHAPTGLPGALLDDVLAAHQGHPVYPTDRCRHGLRDDELLRYAPEHAPRFALRWYAAPAEDVRLAGELPAWWPRAPRPDQLLLPAHPITVARDALPLVDLPVTPVRPTLSMRTVALDDDPYLHLKLPLPTASLGARNRRTLQPGSLADGAAVAALLDRIATAEPSFAGRIRQADESTWAHVDGDERRGFLLRRFPRDLAGVQVVPVAALAAADPVAGTVLARISPQRPVQLLESYLDLLLDWHVFLWLRHGIALEAHPQNIHLLVRPDDTVGLLYKDNDGARLDPRHDGPNGLTVHDDRMWARDPHELADVFTTITLHLAAAAPLVALAARGLPVPTPAEALVPRLAAARDRWGDGPAVRTFTEQVLHATQLPIKAMLTAGTLLPKQRLGCADINKYYLRTGPNYLRETR, encoded by the coding sequence GTGAGCGACGACTGCGAGCGGGAGGTCTTCGCCCGGGTGCTCGACGCCCTGCTGCGCGAGGACCACCTCGAGCTGCGCAGCGCCGGCCGACCGGACGGGCCCGACTGGTGGCAGGTGCCGCACCCCGCCGGCCTGCTGCGCATTCCGGTCCGGGCGGACGGGTTCCAGCAGGCCCTGCGCACCGCCGCGCCGATGGTGCTGCTGGTGGTCGGCGCCGGCGACGTGCGGCGTACGGAGACGCTGGACGGGCTGTTGACGCTGCTCGCCCCGCGCGGCAACGCCGAGGCGGAGGCCGGCTGGCGGGACTTCGCCGTCGAGTGCCACGCCGACCTGCGGGCCCGACGGCTCGCCGCCCGCAACCGGGCGCGGGTGCTCACCGAGGTGGCCGCCGAGCGCGCGCACGCCCCGACCGGCCTGCCGGGGGCGCTGCTGGACGACGTGCTCGCCGCCCACCAGGGCCACCCCGTCTACCCCACCGACCGGTGCCGGCACGGTCTGCGCGACGACGAACTGCTCCGGTACGCCCCGGAGCACGCCCCCCGTTTCGCGCTGCGCTGGTACGCCGCCCCGGCCGAGGACGTCCGGCTCGCGGGCGAGCTGCCAGCGTGGTGGCCGCGCGCGCCACGACCGGATCAGCTGCTGCTGCCGGCCCATCCGATCACAGTGGCCCGCGACGCGCTCCCGTTGGTCGACCTGCCGGTGACCCCGGTGCGCCCCACCCTCTCCATGCGGACGGTGGCGCTCGACGACGACCCGTACCTGCATCTCAAGCTGCCGCTGCCGACCGCGAGTCTCGGCGCGCGCAACCGACGCACGCTGCAACCGGGTTCACTCGCCGACGGCGCGGCAGTCGCCGCACTGCTCGACCGGATCGCCACCGCCGAACCCAGCTTCGCCGGTCGGATCCGGCAGGCCGACGAGAGCACCTGGGCGCACGTCGACGGCGACGAGCGCCGCGGTTTCCTGCTCCGCCGATTTCCGCGTGACCTGGCCGGCGTCCAGGTGGTGCCGGTCGCGGCCCTCGCCGCCGCCGACCCGGTGGCGGGCACCGTCCTCGCACGGATCAGCCCGCAGCGGCCGGTCCAACTGCTGGAGTCCTATCTGGACCTGCTGCTCGACTGGCACGTCTTCCTCTGGCTCCGCCACGGAATCGCCCTTGAGGCGCACCCGCAGAACATCCACCTGCTGGTGCGCCCGGACGACACTGTCGGCCTGCTCTACAAGGACAACGACGGCGCCCGGCTCGACCCGCGGCACGACGGCCCGAACGGGCTCACAGTGCACGACGACCGGATGTGGGCGCGCGACCCACACGAGCTGGCCGACGTGTTCACCACCATCACCCTGCACCTGGCCGCCGCCGCACCCCTGGTCGCCCTGGCCGCCCGAGGACTGCCCGTGCCGACACCCGCCGAGGCGCTGGTGCCCCGGCTCGCCGCCGCCCGCGACCGGTGGGGCGACGGACCGGCGGTGCGGACCTTCACCGAACAGGTCCTGCACGCCACCCAACTGCCCATCAAGGCGATGCTCACCGCCGGCACCCTGCTGCCCAAACAGCGGCTGGGCTGCGCCGACATCAACAAGTACTACCTGCGTACCGGCCCGAACTACCTGCGGGAGACACGATGA
- a CDS encoding IucA/IucC family protein, with amino-acid sequence MTSAQLRSRPASDTGQRADLAAAHAVFGCLLRELAPSDATPTVVDGAVRLLLPHIDVTVRCEVARTSPLGAHRYTGPVQRTTGGGRWEDLDADGLAALVAAELTTRTGHANDEFVEQVRASRDTVARLLADRPAEDPTPTGEPAIDAYVDSEQSLVFGHPHHPTPKWRSGDPDSWRAYAPELRTAFRLHWLAVPDDLTADAGPFDPLVAALDPPRPPRGHRVLPVHPWQLSLIPPTHPRLRHLGAAGVPVRPTASVRTLYAPEADLFVKTSLHVRITNCLRKNARYELTGAVALTDLLARVPLPDGVRLLAEPAYRTVDVPGPDEAYGTILRGGLRPHLRPGDTPVLAAALAAAPLVTPDPVAWWRAYVGLLVPAVLRSWLGHGVVHEAHLQNVVVVLDRDRRPVRMLLRDLEGVKLDADRWGAWPDGVPAQVRYGPRASHRRIVYCLFVNHLGGISGALADARPGVERRLWQELRAVVESVAADLGDPAELRALLTGEPLLAKANLLVRWRRDADRAAPFVPVPNPMGGPR; translated from the coding sequence ATGACGAGCGCCCAGTTGCGCTCCCGGCCGGCCAGCGACACCGGTCAGCGCGCCGACCTGGCCGCCGCCCACGCCGTCTTCGGCTGCCTGCTGCGCGAGCTGGCCCCTTCGGACGCCACCCCGACAGTGGTCGACGGTGCCGTACGGCTGCTGCTGCCGCACATCGACGTCACGGTGCGCTGCGAGGTCGCGCGAACCTCGCCGCTCGGCGCGCACCGCTACACCGGGCCGGTCCAACGCACCACCGGCGGCGGACGGTGGGAAGACCTGGACGCCGACGGGTTGGCCGCCCTGGTCGCCGCGGAGCTCACCACACGTACCGGACATGCCAACGACGAGTTCGTCGAGCAGGTCCGGGCCAGCCGCGACACAGTGGCCCGGCTACTGGCCGACCGACCGGCCGAGGACCCGACCCCCACCGGTGAGCCCGCCATCGACGCGTACGTCGACTCCGAACAGTCGCTGGTCTTCGGCCACCCGCACCACCCCACCCCGAAGTGGCGCAGCGGTGACCCGGACAGCTGGCGGGCGTACGCGCCGGAGCTGCGCACCGCGTTCCGGCTGCACTGGCTCGCCGTACCGGACGACCTGACCGCCGACGCCGGACCGTTCGATCCGCTGGTGGCCGCCCTCGACCCACCACGGCCCCCGCGTGGGCACCGCGTCCTGCCGGTGCACCCCTGGCAGCTGTCGCTGATCCCGCCCACCCACCCACGGCTGCGCCACCTGGGGGCGGCCGGTGTGCCGGTACGGCCCACGGCGAGCGTCCGTACCCTCTACGCCCCCGAGGCCGACCTGTTCGTGAAGACCAGCCTCCACGTGCGCATCACCAACTGCCTGCGCAAGAACGCCCGCTACGAACTCACCGGCGCTGTGGCGCTGACCGATCTGCTGGCCCGGGTGCCGCTGCCGGACGGGGTGCGGCTGCTCGCCGAGCCCGCCTACCGCACTGTCGACGTCCCCGGCCCGGACGAGGCGTACGGGACGATCCTGCGTGGCGGTCTGCGCCCGCACCTGCGTCCCGGCGACACCCCGGTGCTGGCAGCGGCGCTGGCCGCGGCCCCGCTGGTGACACCGGATCCGGTGGCCTGGTGGCGCGCGTACGTCGGCCTGCTGGTGCCGGCGGTGCTGCGCAGTTGGCTCGGCCACGGCGTCGTGCACGAGGCGCACCTGCAGAACGTGGTCGTCGTGCTCGACCGGGACCGCCGCCCGGTACGCATGCTGCTGCGCGACCTGGAGGGGGTGAAGCTGGACGCCGACCGGTGGGGCGCCTGGCCGGACGGTGTCCCGGCGCAGGTCCGCTACGGTCCCCGGGCGTCCCACCGCCGAATCGTCTACTGCCTGTTCGTCAACCACCTCGGTGGGATCAGCGGCGCCCTCGCCGACGCGCGGCCGGGAGTCGAACGGCGGCTGTGGCAGGAGCTGCGTGCGGTCGTCGAGTCGGTGGCCGCCGACCTCGGTGACCCGGCCGAGCTGCGCGCGCTGCTGACCGGGGAGCCGCTGCTGGCCAAGGCGAACCTGCTGGTCCGCTGGCGGCGCGACGCCGACCGGGCCGCACCCTTCGTGCCGGTACCGAACCCCATGGGTGGGCCACGATGA
- a CDS encoding alanine racemase yields the protein MTRPVYVHDLDALAGQARAIRAALPRPVELLYAVKANPDPGVLRTLAPIVDGFEAASRGELRRLAEVLPGRAPAAYAGPGKTDADLAAALAAGVRRIHVESPTELARLGALATAAGRSAQVLLRVNLPVDAPGASLVMGGGPSPFGMDPADAVACARRPPAGIDVRGIHAHLASGLDAPLAATVAAAVVEWAAAEVDAAEVDVGGGMTVDYTDPDARFDWEGYGRALADVLDRHPGVRLRIEPGRSVTAHCGAYLTEVVDVKRSYGEWFVVVAGGTHHLRTPAAKGHAQPFTVHPRRGAGGPRTDGGPVTVVGQLCTPKDVLSRSATAGPIGVGDVLAFAMAGAYAWNISHRDFLLHEPPHFRTGDLHKVAAEWAARPLGG from the coding sequence ATGACCCGACCGGTCTACGTCCACGACCTCGACGCGCTGGCCGGGCAGGCCCGAGCCATCCGGGCGGCGCTGCCCCGGCCGGTCGAGCTGCTGTACGCGGTCAAGGCCAACCCGGATCCCGGTGTGCTGCGAACCCTCGCCCCGATCGTCGACGGGTTCGAGGCCGCCAGCCGGGGCGAGCTGAGAAGGCTGGCCGAGGTGCTGCCGGGGCGGGCGCCGGCCGCGTACGCCGGGCCGGGCAAGACCGACGCGGACCTCGCCGCCGCTCTCGCCGCCGGGGTGCGCCGCATCCACGTCGAGTCACCCACCGAACTGGCGCGACTCGGCGCGCTGGCCACCGCGGCGGGCCGGTCGGCCCAGGTGCTGCTGCGGGTGAACCTGCCGGTCGACGCGCCGGGCGCGAGCCTGGTCATGGGCGGTGGACCCAGCCCGTTCGGCATGGACCCGGCCGACGCGGTGGCGTGCGCACGCCGCCCGCCCGCCGGCATCGACGTACGCGGAATCCACGCCCACCTGGCCAGTGGGTTGGACGCACCGCTCGCCGCGACTGTTGCCGCCGCCGTCGTCGAGTGGGCGGCGGCCGAGGTCGACGCCGCCGAGGTCGACGTGGGCGGGGGCATGACCGTCGACTACACCGACCCGGACGCGCGGTTCGACTGGGAGGGCTACGGCCGGGCCCTGGCGGACGTCCTGGACCGGCATCCGGGAGTGCGGCTGCGCATCGAGCCGGGCCGGTCGGTCACCGCCCACTGCGGGGCGTACCTCACCGAGGTCGTCGACGTGAAGCGCTCCTACGGCGAGTGGTTCGTGGTGGTGGCCGGCGGGACGCACCACCTGCGGACGCCGGCGGCGAAGGGGCACGCGCAGCCGTTCACAGTGCACCCGCGACGCGGTGCCGGCGGCCCCCGCACCGACGGCGGGCCGGTCACAGTGGTCGGGCAACTCTGCACCCCGAAGGACGTGTTGTCCCGCTCGGCCACCGCCGGGCCGATCGGCGTGGGTGACGTGTTGGCGTTCGCCATGGCCGGCGCGTACGCCTGGAACATCAGCCACCGTGACTTCCTGCTGCACGAACCGCCGCACTTCCGTACCGGTGACCTGCACAAAGTGGCCGCCGAGTGGGCGGCCCGGCCGCTCGGGGGGTGA
- a CDS encoding cellulose binding domain-containing protein — protein sequence MLRRRFFLPSIAAAALLLAATTGGALSGGFGATAAAADYGTLAATAGCGKAPTLASGTRTIQSSGQSRTYNLRIPDGYDRNRPYRLIFGFHWLNGSANNVTSAGYYGLQPLSNNSTIFVAPQGLNAGWANTNGRDLTLFDDISRQIENDLCVDTTQRFALGWSYGGAMSYAVACARPTIIRAVTVISGANLSGCNGGTQPVAYFGIHGIYDSVLNISQGRQLRDTFVRNNGCTAQSPREPSRGSLTHITTAYAGCRAGYPVQWAAFDGDHTPSPVDGSGSPNDSRTWTSGEIWRFFSQFESTTPPTTPPPTDPPPTDPPPTTPPPTGEPGTCTATYRTLNTWPGGFQAEVTVANNSTAALNGWTVGLTLASGQAISSLWSGTNTGTTGSVTVRNAAYNGTVGPNASTNFGFTATGNGATAPSNVTCTSP from the coding sequence ATGCTGAGACGTAGGTTCTTCCTCCCATCCATCGCGGCCGCGGCGCTTCTCCTCGCGGCCACCACCGGCGGCGCGCTGAGCGGCGGCTTCGGTGCCACGGCGGCGGCCGCCGACTACGGCACCCTCGCGGCGACCGCCGGCTGCGGCAAGGCCCCCACACTCGCCAGCGGGACGCGCACGATTCAGAGCAGCGGCCAGAGCCGCACGTACAACCTGCGGATCCCGGACGGGTACGACCGGAACCGCCCCTACCGACTGATCTTCGGCTTCCACTGGTTGAACGGCTCGGCCAACAACGTCACCTCGGCCGGCTACTACGGGCTCCAGCCACTGTCGAACAACAGCACCATCTTCGTCGCTCCGCAGGGTCTCAACGCCGGCTGGGCCAACACCAACGGTCGCGACCTGACCCTGTTCGACGACATCTCCCGGCAGATCGAGAACGACCTCTGCGTCGACACCACCCAGCGCTTCGCCCTGGGCTGGAGCTACGGCGGGGCCATGAGTTACGCGGTGGCCTGCGCCCGGCCCACGATCATCCGAGCGGTCACCGTCATCTCCGGCGCGAACCTCAGCGGATGCAACGGGGGCACTCAGCCCGTCGCCTACTTCGGCATCCACGGCATCTACGACAGCGTGCTGAACATCTCCCAGGGTCGGCAGCTGCGCGACACGTTCGTGCGGAACAACGGCTGCACCGCGCAGAGCCCGCGCGAACCGAGCCGGGGCAGCCTCACCCACATCACCACCGCGTACGCGGGATGCCGGGCCGGCTACCCGGTGCAGTGGGCGGCGTTCGACGGGGACCACACCCCCAGCCCGGTCGACGGGTCGGGCAGCCCCAACGACTCCCGGACCTGGACCTCGGGTGAGATCTGGCGGTTCTTCAGCCAGTTCGAGTCGACCACGCCACCGACGACTCCGCCGCCGACCGACCCGCCGCCCACGGATCCGCCGCCGACCACCCCGCCGCCGACCGGCGAGCCCGGCACCTGCACCGCCACCTACCGGACGCTCAACACCTGGCCCGGCGGCTTCCAGGCCGAGGTGACAGTGGCCAACAACTCCACCGCGGCCTTGAACGGCTGGACCGTCGGTCTGACCCTGGCCAGTGGTCAGGCCATCAGCAGCCTCTGGAGCGGCACCAACACGGGCACCACCGGCAGTGTCACAGTCAGGAACGCCGCCTACAACGGCACTGTCGGCCCGAACGCCTCGACCAACTTCGGTTTCACCGCCACGGGCAACGGTGCCACGGCACCCAGCAACGTCACCTGCACCAGCCCCTGA
- a CDS encoding ABC transporter ATP-binding protein — translation MPRLREIVMDSGGLLRVEERLDRRTGQAVAANGPIDPSRRSSPAMIQAIGLTKSYGHVHAVNGVSFEARPGRVTGFLGLNGSGKTTTLRMLLGLTRPTSGEARINHRRFRDLKHPSKEVGAVLEQGISHPGQSGRAHLVSQALIVGASRSRVDALLDEVDLAQAAGQRTGQYSLGMRQRLAVATALLCDPPVLVLDEPANGLDPEGVAWIRALLRNHANRGGTVLLSSHLLAELAHLIDDVVIIVKGRVTCEAPLASLYDNVASRLRIRSRDQRRLWQVLESAGGRVTRNGDVLEVVGLTSEDVGEIAFQARVPLHELTVDPPDLEQIFLTMAAAR, via the coding sequence GTGCCGCGACTCCGTGAGATCGTCATGGATTCGGGAGGGCTGCTTCGTGTAGAAGAGAGGCTTGATCGCCGCACCGGGCAGGCCGTTGCAGCCAACGGGCCCATTGACCCCTCACGAAGGTCTTCACCAGCGATGATACAAGCAATTGGATTGACGAAGTCCTATGGCCACGTGCACGCGGTGAACGGGGTCAGCTTCGAGGCGCGGCCCGGTCGCGTCACCGGCTTCCTCGGGCTCAACGGCTCTGGCAAGACCACGACCCTCCGGATGCTTCTCGGGCTGACACGTCCGACCTCCGGTGAGGCACGCATCAATCACCGGCGGTTCCGCGACCTGAAGCACCCGTCGAAGGAGGTCGGCGCCGTCCTCGAACAGGGAATCAGCCATCCCGGTCAGTCCGGCCGAGCGCATCTGGTCTCCCAGGCGCTCATCGTCGGTGCGAGCCGGTCACGGGTCGACGCACTGCTCGACGAGGTTGATCTCGCGCAGGCGGCTGGTCAGCGCACCGGCCAGTACTCGCTGGGCATGCGGCAGCGGCTGGCGGTTGCCACCGCCCTGCTGTGTGACCCACCGGTACTCGTGCTGGACGAGCCGGCGAACGGCCTCGACCCCGAGGGTGTGGCGTGGATTCGCGCTCTGCTGCGCAACCACGCCAACCGGGGAGGCACTGTCCTGCTGTCGAGCCACCTGCTCGCTGAGCTGGCCCATCTCATCGACGACGTCGTGATCATCGTCAAGGGGCGGGTCACGTGCGAGGCGCCGCTCGCCAGCCTGTACGACAACGTGGCCTCCCGTCTGCGGATCCGCAGCCGTGATCAGCGGCGGTTGTGGCAGGTGTTGGAGAGCGCCGGCGGGCGTGTCACCAGGAATGGTGATGTTCTGGAGGTGGTGGGCCTGACGTCCGAGGATGTCGGCGAGATTGCCTTCCAGGCGCGGGTGCCGCTGCACGAACTGACCGTCGACCCACCGGACCTGGAGCAGATCTTCCTCACCATGGCGGCCGCTCGATGA
- a CDS encoding SRPBCC family protein — MPSAEKTVQIGRTPDDVFAFLARGENDARWRPNVLDVARVSGEGVGARYRQGLKGPGGSRIPADYEVTGFEPGRRLAFQATGSVVRTQGEYTLRPTDGGGTQLTLKLAWQPSGLSRFLGPVVGKTFEEEIAALDALRDLLEGES; from the coding sequence GTGCCCTCGGCAGAGAAGACAGTGCAGATCGGACGGACCCCCGACGACGTCTTCGCCTTTCTCGCCCGCGGCGAGAACGACGCGCGCTGGCGTCCCAACGTGCTCGACGTCGCGCGCGTCTCCGGCGAGGGGGTCGGCGCTCGCTACAGACAGGGACTCAAGGGCCCCGGTGGGAGCCGCATCCCGGCCGACTACGAGGTGACCGGGTTCGAGCCGGGTCGACGTCTGGCGTTCCAGGCCACCGGCAGCGTGGTACGCACCCAGGGTGAATACACGCTCCGGCCGACCGATGGCGGCGGGACCCAGCTCACCCTGAAGCTGGCGTGGCAGCCGAGCGGGCTGTCCCGCTTCCTCGGCCCGGTCGTCGGCAAGACGTTCGAGGAGGAGATCGCCGCCCTCGACGCCCTCCGCGACCTGCTCGAGGGCGAAAGCTAG